The sequence gtgtgtgtgtgtgtgtgtgtgtgtgtgtgtgtgtatgtgtgcccgcatgtgtgtgtgtgtgtgtgtgtatgtgtgtgtgtgtgtgtgtgcccgcatgtgtgtgtgtgtgtgtgtgtatgtgtgtgtgtgtgtgtgtatgtgtgtgtgtgtgtgtgtgtatgtgtgcccgcatgtgtgtgtgtgtgtgtgtgtgtgtgtgtgtgtgtgtgtgtgtgtgcccgcatgtgtgtgtgtgtgtgtgtgtgtatgtgtgtgtgtgtatgtgtgcccgcatgtgtgtgtgtgtgtgtgtgtgtgtgtgcgcgtgcatgtgtgtctgtgtgtgcgcgcatgtgtgtgtgtgtgcgcgcgcgcatgtgtgtgttctcacccgTGTCATATGGCAGTGGAGCGCTCATccacgctggtgtgtgtgtgtgcgcgcatgtgtgtgtgtgtgtgtgtgtgtgtgtgtgtgtgtgtgtgtgtgcgcgcatgtgtgtgtgtgtgtgtgtgtgtgtgtgcgtgtgtgcgcgcatgtgtgtgtgtgtgtgtgcgcgcatgtgtgtgttctcacccgCGTCATATGGCCGTGGAGCGCTCATCCAGGCTGGTGTTGCGTGAGACGGAGTAGACGGAGCCGCTGGCGGTGGCCAGGTAGTCCTTGAGCGCGCCGCACCGGACGCACCTGAGGCACGGGCTCCTGCTGAGCAGCCGCAGCAGGTGCCGCCGGAACTTCTCGCCCACGAACACGTAGAGCAGCGGGTTGAGGCAGCAGTGCGCGTAGGCCAGCACCTCGGTCACCTGCAGGCTCAGCAGCAGCGCGTTGCTGGCGGCGCAGTCGTGCAGGTAGCCCGAGACGTGCAGCCCCCACAGGAAGGCGGAGACGTTGTAGGGCGTCCAGCAGAACAGGAAGGCCACCATCACCGCCATCACCAGGCGCACCGCCTGCCGCTTGGCCGAGCGGCTGTGCAGCAGCGTCAGCAGGATGCGGCTGTAGCAGAAGGTGAGCATGGCTAGCGGGACCATGAAGCCCAGCACGTTCATCTTGAAGATGCCGCCGGCGCGGAGGCTGGCGTTGCCCTCGTAGTCTCGGTCGCAGAAGAACTTGCCCGTGGCGTTGATGTTGGACAGTTTCAGCACCAGCACTTCCGGGAACGAGGACAAGACGGCGGCGACCCAGACGACGGCGCTGGCGAGGATGCCGTAGGAGCGCGTGCGGACCCGCAGGGCGTAGACGGCGTGCACCACCGCCAGGTAGCGGTCCACGCCCATGAGGGCGATGAAGTAGATCCCGCTGTAGTAGCCCACGTAGTACACGCCGAGCACCAGCTTGCACAGGGCGTCGCCGAACACCCACTGGTCCCGCGCCTGGTGCGCTAGAAAGGGCAGCGAGCAGACCAGCAGCAGGTCGGCCAGTGCCAGGTTGAGCAGGCACACGTCCGTCATGCTGCGCAGACGCACCCCCGAGCTGATCACCCACACCACCAGCCCGTTACCCAGCAGCCCCAGCACAAAGTAGATGGAGTAGAGCGCAGGCAGGAAGCTGGCAGAGTGACGCGTGTAATTGCATGCCATACTTTTGTCCATTTCCGCAGTATCCCATGTGTAGTCATAGTATTCCGTGGTAGAAGAGATTAGAGGAGTAGGGCTGAGGAGAACAGGAGTAGGCTACAATCAGCACACTTGTCAACCACTAAAACAGACAACACTTCTAAAAAAGATCTACCTGTATGTGCAATTTATTTTAGCTTGAAATAACCTAGAAAGAGCAACAGAATGTAAACAATCAACCAtccagggttcccactctaagtcGGACTTAAAATTCCCTGACTTTTCCCTGACCATAAAACAGAATTTCCATGACCTCGAAATTCAGCATTTCCCTGGCATGTTTGCCTGAAGTGACGCCACCAGCCAAGATATCGCATTCTAGAAATGTTTcgggcaaaacaaaaacattaaaggTGCATCCACACATGAAACGAGAAGCTATAACATAATTTACCAACCTACTGTTAAtaaaattccctgatattccctGACTGTGCATGCAAATTGACCAAATTCCCTGGAAATGCCTCTTCtgaaattccatgatattccaggaATTCCCTGACCCGTGGGAACCCTGACCATCAAAAACACCTGTGCGCTCTGTGCTGTCCATCTATCCACTGAAACCATGGAAACCATCTAGTGCCAGGTCAAAGTTCTCATCACACCACTTTGCACCATGTGTGCTGCTGTCTCAAGTGTAATGCAAGTCAATGGTTGGGGGCTGTGTGGCTTCGTTCAAAACAACTCGACTCCTACAGGATTCCACTTTTCCACGCTACCTTCAAGTAACACAATGTAGGAATTCCCCCATTTTGTCCACGTGCTGAGTATTGATTTAGTAACGGGGTGATCAATTCATCAGTTAGCATAGCATTACAATGAGTTTGAATTAATTGTTATctaaataaagtaaaaaaattcaaataaaaaaaaagaaaacagtcaaGGCTTCTGTTTCTTCAGAATTACTATTTCTATACAAGCACGTGGGCAGGTGAAATCCAAACTAAATGTCTTTTATAtcgatgtacagtatctgtctctTCAAATTTTCTAATAGGAAATACCCAAATGCCTGATACATTAATATTTTCACTTAGCAGGATTTAGTATTTTCATTCCATTTCTTCTCATCTAATGATTTAGGAAAGCATAAAAGTGTGTAGTTGGCTAATCCACATTTCCCAGGCTAGAACTGCAGACGAGACAGAGACAAAAGACAAGCGTGCACTGCTGATAGAAGAAAGCGTTGACCTTTAAACATCTGCTGAGACGTTTCAGAGATCACCTGAGAAGACACGTCTTGATC comes from Sardina pilchardus chromosome 6, fSarPil1.1, whole genome shotgun sequence and encodes:
- the cabz01093075.1 gene encoding C-C chemokine receptor type 4, with the translated sequence MNYTNSTTHHGLQSLLTGTVSVFSSHTYSPTPLISSTTEYYDYTWDTAEMDKSMACNYTRHSASFLPALYSIYFVLGLLGNGLVVWVISSGVRLRSMTDVCLLNLALADLLLVCSLPFLAHQARDQWVFGDALCKLVLGVYYVGYYSGIYFIALMGVDRYLAVVHAVYALRVRTRSYGILASAVVWVAAVLSSFPEVLVLKLSNINATGKFFCDRDYEGNASLRAGGIFKMNVLGFMVPLAMLTFCYSRILLTLLHSRSAKRQAVRLVMAVMVAFLFCWTPYNVSAFLWGLHVSGYLHDCAASNALLLSLQVTEVLAYAHCCLNPLLYVFVGEKFRRHLLRLLSRSPCLRCVRCGALKDYLATASGSVYSVSRNTSLDERSTAI